The Arachis hypogaea cultivar Tifrunner chromosome 19, arahy.Tifrunner.gnm2.J5K5, whole genome shotgun sequence genome has a window encoding:
- the LOC112775180 gene encoding protein NLP6 isoform X1, whose protein sequence is MSESEEDKTDFASPKSKEEQQQQSPPQLPPPSAMDFDLDLETSWPLDHLSFVSNNPMSPFLFPISSEQPSSPLWLFSDAEDERHNNTLASAPAFSDFHKIFSCDSNSVTEKPVENANDEDKKLLPPIVAMPPLEILDRYCVIKERMTQALRYFKELTEQNVLAQVWAPVRNGNRFVLTTSGQPFVLDPHSNGLHQYRTVSLMYVFSADGEKEESLGLPGRVYQQKVPEWTPDVQYYSTKEYPRRDHAQHYNVRGTLALPVFEPSMQSCVGVLELIMTSQKINYAPEVDKICRALEAVNLKSSEILGHQYTQICNEGRQNALAEILEILTVVCETHNLPLAQTWVPCRHRSVLAHGGGLKKSCSSFDGSCMGKVCMSTTDIAFYIIDAHLWGFREACVEHHLQQGQGVAGRAFSSHSMSFCRNITRFCKIDYPLVHYALMFGLTSSFSICLRSSHTGDDDYVLEFFLPPRITDFNEQKALLGSILTIMKQHFQSLKIASGVELEQNALVETIEATIEGVHLRFESIPVRQDASPNVREELAQDPSLQKIMMGCNDGGSIGDQIPSLETKNTNKPSERKRGKTEKSISLEVLQRYFAGSLKDAAKSLGVCPTTMKRICRQHGISRWPSRKINKVNRSLSKLKRVIESVQGAEGAFTLNPLSTSPLPFPEHSTPNKFSQQASPTEPQIRENELDASKVLETTRIARAQCLEKMVNDKSGSIREVGKETKGPRAKSCSSADSTNPTSHGSCHGSPPIESSPVKDIFITSNNDQCVGLRSPEATMQPPNNTLSYPTTCAMPDMVATELQEPFGGMLVEDAGSSKDLRNLCPSVAEAIVEDMAPEPCRTNPPFSGLAPKQCMDPLKETVTPFASRKEMKTVTIKATYREDIIRFRVSLNCGIVELKEEVAKRLKLEVGTFDIKYLDDDHEWVLIACDADLQECIDVSRSSASNIIRVLVHEITSHLGSSCESSGE, encoded by the exons ATGTCAGAATCTGAAGAAGATAAAACAGACTTTGCTTCTCCAAAGTCAAAggaggaacaacaacaacaatcaccaCCTCAACTTCCTCCTCCTTCCGCCATGGATTTCGATCTGGACTTGGAAACTTCGTGGCCTTTGGATCACTTGTCCTTCGTCTCCAATAACCCCATGTCACCTTTTCTGTTCCCAATCTCATCTGAACAACCTTCTTCTCCTCTTTGGCTCTTCTCTGATGCAGAAGATGAAAGGCACAACAACACTCTTGCTTCAGCTCCAGCTTTCTCTGATTTCCACAAGATATTCTCTT GTGATTCAAACTCAGTAACTGAAAAACCAGTGGAGAATGCTAATGATGAAGACAAGAAACTGTTGCCACCCATTGTGGCTATGCCACCATTGGAAATTTTGGATAGATATTGTGTAATAAAGGAAAGGATGACACAAGCGCTTCGATACTTCAAAGAGTTGACAGAACAGAATGTTCTGGCGCAGGTTTGGGCACCTGTTAGAAATGGTAATAGGTTTGTGCTTACAACTTCAGGTCAACCATTTGTTCTTGATCCACATAGTAATGGACTCCACCAGTATCGAACGGTGTCCCTGATGTACGTGTTTTCGGCGGatggagagaaagaagaaagtctTGGACTTCCTGGTCGAGTTTATCAGCAAAAAGTACCAGAATGGACACCTGATGTTCAGTATTATTCTACTAAGGAGTATCCTCGCAGAGATCATGCACAACATTACAATGTCCGCGGTACCTTGGCTTTGCCTGTCTTTGAACCTTCAATGCAGTCTTGTGTAGGTGTGTTGGAGTTGATCATGACTTCACAGAAGATTAACTATGCTCCTGAAGTTGACAAAATTTGCAGAGCTCTTGAG GCAGTGAATTTGAAGAGTTCAGAAATTTTAGGCCACCAATACACTCAG ATTTGTAATGAAGGCCGCCAGAATGCGCTAGCAGAGATCTTGGAGATATTGACAGTGGTTTGCGAAACTCACAATTTACCTTTGGCGCAAACATGGGTTCCATGTAGGCATCGGAGTGTTCTGGCCCATGGAGGTGGCCTAAAGAAAAGTTGTTCAAGTTTTGATGGTAGTTGCATGGGGAAAGTTTGCATGTCTACAACTGATATAGCATTCTATATCATAGATGCTCATTTATGGGGTTTCCGAGAGGCCTGTGTCGAACATCACTTACAGCAAGGTCAAGGGGTTGCTGGCAGGGCTTTTTCTTCACATAGCATGAGCTTCTGCAGGAACATTACCCGATTCTGCAAAATTGATTACCCTTTAGTTCATTATGCTCTCATGTTTGGGTTAACTAGCTCCTTTTCAATCTGTTTGCGAAGCTCGCACACCGGAGATGATGACTATGTATTAGAGTTTTTTCTGCCACCTAGGATCACAGACTTTAACGAACAGAAGGCTTTGTTGGGATCCATATTGACAATAATGAAACAACATTTCCAGAGCCTTAAGATTGCTTCTGGTGTTGAACTTGAACAGAATGCTTTGGTTGAAACTATTGAAGCAACAATTGAAGGAGTTCATCTGAGGTTTGAATCTATTCCAGTTAGACAGGATGCTTCACCAAATGTGAGGGAGGAATTGGCACAAGATCCGTCGTTGCAGAAAATAATGATGGGCTGTAATGATGGAGGGAGTATTGGTGATCAGATACCCTCCTTAGAAACTAAAAACACAAATAAGCCATCAGAGAGGAAACGTGGGAAAACTGAGAAATCAATAAGTCTTGAAGTTCTACAACGTTATTTTGCTGGGAGTCTTAAGGATGCTGCAAAGAGCCTTGGTG TTTGCCCCACTACAATGAAGCGCATCTGCAGGCAGCATGGGATATCCCGTTGGCCATCTCGAAAGATCAACAAAGTTAACCGTTCCCTGTCCAAGCTCAAGCGTGTTATTGAATCAGTCCAAGGTGCCGAAGGAGCATTCACTTTGAATCCTCTGAGCACAAGTCCTCTTCCCTTTCCTGAGCATTCTACTCCAAACAAGTTCAGCCAGCAAGCCTCGCCAACTGAACCTCAGATAAGAGAAAATGAATTAGATGCCTCTAAAGTTTTAGAAACAACCAGAATTGCCAGAGCACAGTGTCTCGAGAAAATGGTTAATGATAAAAGCGGTTCTATTCGGGAGGTAGGGAAGGAAACAAAGGGGCCTAGAGCAAAGAGTTGCTCTAGTGCAGATAGCACAAATCCTACTTCTCATGGTTCATGCCATGGTAGCCCTCCTATCGAAAGCTCGCCCGTAAAAGATATATTCATTACATCAAACAATGATCAATGTGTTGGTCTAAGGTCACCAGAGGCAACAATGCAGCCGCCGAATAATACACTGAGCTACCCAACGACTTGCGCTATGCCTGATATGGTGGCAACAGAACTTCAAGAGCCATTCGGAGGAATGCTAGTAGAAGATGCCGGAAGTTCTAAAGACTTGAGAAACCTATGTCCTTCTGTAGCTGAGGCAATTGTGGAGGACATGGCCCCGGAACCTTGCCGGACTAATCCTCCATTTTCTGGGTTGGCTCCCAAACAATGCATGGATCCCCTTAAGGAGACAGTGACACCTTTTGCATCTAGAAAAGAAATGAAGACTGTCACTATTAAGGCAACATATAGAGAAGATATCATAAGGTTTAGGGTTTCTTTGAATTGTGGAATTGTGGAACTGAAAGAAGAAGTTGCCAAAAGGTTGAAACTAGAAGTAGGTACTTTTGATATCAAGTACcttgatgatgatcatgaatgggtTTTGATAGCATGTGATGCAGATCTACAAGAGTGCATAGATGTTTCAAGATCATCAGCAAGTAACATAATAAGAGTTTTGGTGCATGAAATAACTTCCCATCTTGGAAGCTCATGCGAGAGCTCAGGGGAGTAA
- the LOC112775180 gene encoding protein NLP7 isoform X2 — MQKMKGTTTLLLQLQLSLISTRYSLTSYDVEVKGDSNSVTEKPVENANDEDKKLLPPIVAMPPLEILDRYCVIKERMTQALRYFKELTEQNVLAQVWAPVRNGNRFVLTTSGQPFVLDPHSNGLHQYRTVSLMYVFSADGEKEESLGLPGRVYQQKVPEWTPDVQYYSTKEYPRRDHAQHYNVRGTLALPVFEPSMQSCVGVLELIMTSQKINYAPEVDKICRALEAVNLKSSEILGHQYTQICNEGRQNALAEILEILTVVCETHNLPLAQTWVPCRHRSVLAHGGGLKKSCSSFDGSCMGKVCMSTTDIAFYIIDAHLWGFREACVEHHLQQGQGVAGRAFSSHSMSFCRNITRFCKIDYPLVHYALMFGLTSSFSICLRSSHTGDDDYVLEFFLPPRITDFNEQKALLGSILTIMKQHFQSLKIASGVELEQNALVETIEATIEGVHLRFESIPVRQDASPNVREELAQDPSLQKIMMGCNDGGSIGDQIPSLETKNTNKPSERKRGKTEKSISLEVLQRYFAGSLKDAAKSLGVCPTTMKRICRQHGISRWPSRKINKVNRSLSKLKRVIESVQGAEGAFTLNPLSTSPLPFPEHSTPNKFSQQASPTEPQIRENELDASKVLETTRIARAQCLEKMVNDKSGSIREVGKETKGPRAKSCSSADSTNPTSHGSCHGSPPIESSPVKDIFITSNNDQCVGLRSPEATMQPPNNTLSYPTTCAMPDMVATELQEPFGGMLVEDAGSSKDLRNLCPSVAEAIVEDMAPEPCRTNPPFSGLAPKQCMDPLKETVTPFASRKEMKTVTIKATYREDIIRFRVSLNCGIVELKEEVAKRLKLEVGTFDIKYLDDDHEWVLIACDADLQECIDVSRSSASNIIRVLVHEITSHLGSSCESSGE; from the exons ATGCAGAAGATGAAAGGCACAACAACACTCTTGCTTCAGCTCCAGCTTTCTCTGATTTCCACAAGATATTCTCTT ACATCTTATGATGTTGAGGTCAAAG GTGATTCAAACTCAGTAACTGAAAAACCAGTGGAGAATGCTAATGATGAAGACAAGAAACTGTTGCCACCCATTGTGGCTATGCCACCATTGGAAATTTTGGATAGATATTGTGTAATAAAGGAAAGGATGACACAAGCGCTTCGATACTTCAAAGAGTTGACAGAACAGAATGTTCTGGCGCAGGTTTGGGCACCTGTTAGAAATGGTAATAGGTTTGTGCTTACAACTTCAGGTCAACCATTTGTTCTTGATCCACATAGTAATGGACTCCACCAGTATCGAACGGTGTCCCTGATGTACGTGTTTTCGGCGGatggagagaaagaagaaagtctTGGACTTCCTGGTCGAGTTTATCAGCAAAAAGTACCAGAATGGACACCTGATGTTCAGTATTATTCTACTAAGGAGTATCCTCGCAGAGATCATGCACAACATTACAATGTCCGCGGTACCTTGGCTTTGCCTGTCTTTGAACCTTCAATGCAGTCTTGTGTAGGTGTGTTGGAGTTGATCATGACTTCACAGAAGATTAACTATGCTCCTGAAGTTGACAAAATTTGCAGAGCTCTTGAG GCAGTGAATTTGAAGAGTTCAGAAATTTTAGGCCACCAATACACTCAG ATTTGTAATGAAGGCCGCCAGAATGCGCTAGCAGAGATCTTGGAGATATTGACAGTGGTTTGCGAAACTCACAATTTACCTTTGGCGCAAACATGGGTTCCATGTAGGCATCGGAGTGTTCTGGCCCATGGAGGTGGCCTAAAGAAAAGTTGTTCAAGTTTTGATGGTAGTTGCATGGGGAAAGTTTGCATGTCTACAACTGATATAGCATTCTATATCATAGATGCTCATTTATGGGGTTTCCGAGAGGCCTGTGTCGAACATCACTTACAGCAAGGTCAAGGGGTTGCTGGCAGGGCTTTTTCTTCACATAGCATGAGCTTCTGCAGGAACATTACCCGATTCTGCAAAATTGATTACCCTTTAGTTCATTATGCTCTCATGTTTGGGTTAACTAGCTCCTTTTCAATCTGTTTGCGAAGCTCGCACACCGGAGATGATGACTATGTATTAGAGTTTTTTCTGCCACCTAGGATCACAGACTTTAACGAACAGAAGGCTTTGTTGGGATCCATATTGACAATAATGAAACAACATTTCCAGAGCCTTAAGATTGCTTCTGGTGTTGAACTTGAACAGAATGCTTTGGTTGAAACTATTGAAGCAACAATTGAAGGAGTTCATCTGAGGTTTGAATCTATTCCAGTTAGACAGGATGCTTCACCAAATGTGAGGGAGGAATTGGCACAAGATCCGTCGTTGCAGAAAATAATGATGGGCTGTAATGATGGAGGGAGTATTGGTGATCAGATACCCTCCTTAGAAACTAAAAACACAAATAAGCCATCAGAGAGGAAACGTGGGAAAACTGAGAAATCAATAAGTCTTGAAGTTCTACAACGTTATTTTGCTGGGAGTCTTAAGGATGCTGCAAAGAGCCTTGGTG TTTGCCCCACTACAATGAAGCGCATCTGCAGGCAGCATGGGATATCCCGTTGGCCATCTCGAAAGATCAACAAAGTTAACCGTTCCCTGTCCAAGCTCAAGCGTGTTATTGAATCAGTCCAAGGTGCCGAAGGAGCATTCACTTTGAATCCTCTGAGCACAAGTCCTCTTCCCTTTCCTGAGCATTCTACTCCAAACAAGTTCAGCCAGCAAGCCTCGCCAACTGAACCTCAGATAAGAGAAAATGAATTAGATGCCTCTAAAGTTTTAGAAACAACCAGAATTGCCAGAGCACAGTGTCTCGAGAAAATGGTTAATGATAAAAGCGGTTCTATTCGGGAGGTAGGGAAGGAAACAAAGGGGCCTAGAGCAAAGAGTTGCTCTAGTGCAGATAGCACAAATCCTACTTCTCATGGTTCATGCCATGGTAGCCCTCCTATCGAAAGCTCGCCCGTAAAAGATATATTCATTACATCAAACAATGATCAATGTGTTGGTCTAAGGTCACCAGAGGCAACAATGCAGCCGCCGAATAATACACTGAGCTACCCAACGACTTGCGCTATGCCTGATATGGTGGCAACAGAACTTCAAGAGCCATTCGGAGGAATGCTAGTAGAAGATGCCGGAAGTTCTAAAGACTTGAGAAACCTATGTCCTTCTGTAGCTGAGGCAATTGTGGAGGACATGGCCCCGGAACCTTGCCGGACTAATCCTCCATTTTCTGGGTTGGCTCCCAAACAATGCATGGATCCCCTTAAGGAGACAGTGACACCTTTTGCATCTAGAAAAGAAATGAAGACTGTCACTATTAAGGCAACATATAGAGAAGATATCATAAGGTTTAGGGTTTCTTTGAATTGTGGAATTGTGGAACTGAAAGAAGAAGTTGCCAAAAGGTTGAAACTAGAAGTAGGTACTTTTGATATCAAGTACcttgatgatgatcatgaatgggtTTTGATAGCATGTGATGCAGATCTACAAGAGTGCATAGATGTTTCAAGATCATCAGCAAGTAACATAATAAGAGTTTTGGTGCATGAAATAACTTCCCATCTTGGAAGCTCATGCGAGAGCTCAGGGGAGTAA
- the LOC112777402 gene encoding large ribosomal subunit protein eL36x — MAPKQPSSGLFVGMNKGHIVTKKELPPRPRDRKGKTSKRVHFVRNLIREVAGFAPYEKRITELLKVGKDKRALKVAKRKLGTHKRAKKKREEMSTVLRKMRAGGGGEKKK, encoded by the exons ATGGCTCCTAAGCAGCCAAGTTCGGGTCTGTTCGTCGGAATGAACAAAGGTCACATTGTCACCAAGAAGGAGTTGCCTCCACGTCCCAGGGATCGCAAAGGG AAAACAAGCAAGAGGGTGCACTTTGTAAGGAACCTAATCCGTGAGGTTGCTGGTTTTGCACCTTATGAGAAGCGTATTACTGAGTTGCTCAAGGTTGGAAAGGATAAGAGGGCGCTCAAAGTTGCTAAGAGAAAGCTTGGAACCCACAAGCGTGctaagaagaagagagaggagatgtCCACCGTTCTCCGCAAGATGAG GGCTGGTGGAGGTggagagaagaagaaatga
- the LOC112775657 gene encoding uncharacterized protein codes for MSIVCGIPLVECVYCLACARWAWKRCLHTAGHDSETWGLATAEEFEPVPRLCRYILAVYEDDLRNPLWAPPGGYGINPDWLVLRKTYEDTQGRAPPYMLYLDHDHADIVLAFRGLNLAKESDYAVLLDNRLGQRKFDGGYVHNGLLKAAGWVLDAECEVLRELVEKHPNYTLTFAGHSLGSGVAAMLSMVVVQNRDRLGNIERKRVRCYAIAPARCMSLNLAVRYADVINSVVLQDDFLPRTATPLEDIFKSLFCLPCILCLRCMRDTCIPEETMLKDPRRLYAPGRLYHIVERKPFRLGRFPPVVRTAVPVDGRFEHIVLSCNATSDHAIIWIEKEAQRALDLMREKDNTMQIPAKQMMERQETLTRHSQEYKAALQRAKTLDVPHASTPPSQYGTFEEEGEESSRRSQGESSFGSTNRSTVDESWEELIERLFDKDEHGHIVLKKQ; via the exons ATGTCAATTGTATGTGGCATACCTCTTGTTGAGTGTGTTTACTGTCTGGCTTGTGCCCGTTGGGCTTGGAAACGATGTCTTCATACTGCAGGCCATGACAGCGAGACTTGGGGCCTTGCCACAGCAGAAGAATTTGAGCCTGTCCCTCGCCTTTGTCGCTATATTTTGGCCGTGTATGAAGATGATCTTCGGAACCCTCTTTGGGCACCTCCTGGTGGCTATGGAATCAACCCTGACTGGTTGGTACTCAGAAAGACATATGAAGATACACAAGGGCGTGCACCGCCCTATATGCTGTATCTTGATCATGATCATGCTGATATAGTACTAGCCTTTAGGGGTCTGAATTTGGCAAAGGAGAGTGACTATGCAGTTCTGTTGGATAATAGATTGGGGCAGAGGAAATTCGATGGGGGATATGTTCACAATGGGCTGCTGAAGGCGGCCGGATGGGTTTTGGATGCTGAATGTGAAGTTTTAAGGGAATTGGTGGAAAAGCATCCAAATTACACTCTGACTTTTGCTGGACACTCCCTTGGATCAGGAGTAGCAGCAATGTTGAGCATGGTGGTGGTGCAGAATCGGGATAGACTTGGAAATATCGAGAGGAAGAGGGTCAGGTGCTATGCTATTGCACCTGCTAGATGTATGTCTCTAAACTTGGCAGTAAGATATGCAGATGTCATCAACTCTGTTGTGCTTCAGGATGACTTCTTACCAAGGACAGCCACTCCATTGGAAGATATATTCAAGTCTCTTTTCTG TTTACCATGCATATTGTGCTTGAGGTGCATGAGAGATACATGTATACCAGAGGAAACGATGTTGAAAGATCCAAGGAGACTATATGCACCTGGTCGCCTTTACCACATTGTCGAGAGAAAGCCTTTTAG ACTGGGAAGGTTTCCCCCAGTTGTGAGGACAGCAGTGCCTGTAGATGGAAGGTTTGAGCATATAGTCCTTTCTTGTAATGCTACATCAGATCATGCCATCATTTGGATAGAGAAAGAAGCACAAAGAGCTCTTGAT TTGATGCGGGAAAAAGATAACACGATGCAAATACCTGCAAAGCAAATGATGGAGCGGCAAGAAACTTTAACTAGACACAGTCAAGAATACAAAGCAGCATTACAAAGAGCTAAGACATTAGATGTTCCTCATGCTTCTACACCACCATCACAATATGGTACTTTTgaagaggagggagaggagagttCAAGAAGGTCACAGGGTGAGTCTTCTTTTGGCTCGACTAATAGGAGTACAGTGGATGAAAGCTGGGAAGAATTAATTGAGCGTCTTTTCGATAAGGATGAGCATGGCCACATTGTACTCAAGAAACAATGA
- the LOC140182458 gene encoding uncharacterized protein At3g49055-like, giving the protein MDHSSLQPSSPYSSSDCNSVLPCFEPVSKGTELEHLKERVVEGEEKNVLVLKALESLSSIKDCLSRVAEGLEGEEDVTYVKELSEEPESESNELMEVLKVVSRYAREVETRIEKHKELRKKEKRELESSLISLTEENRDVSNLLRIALLEKEALEKRVKGNEHNKRMPLLQFAEFGLHKVGFGFMMGTGTVDQPIETKSDSSESEHVVSLASTVERIMKNLRLEITHLRRSLEEARSDTERLQCLTEKQGKEIAENKEYIKDLEDRERVLAHNVEEFMMEIREAEEEVARWKEACELEVVAGKNEIQERDKLVDALKLELQKTKGALEISRGKLRLKEEVAATAIAAQEAAERSLKLADTRAVELRERMEELTKQLEEADKRERTTHKQRRRRRLCWPWQLFNLASPPEMNALLY; this is encoded by the exons ATGGATCATTCCTCTCTTCAACCATCATCGCCCTACTCATCTTCAGATTGTAACAGTGTTCTTCCTTGTTTTGAACCCGTTTCAAAAGGAACAGAATTGGAACATCTCAAAGAAAGAGTAGTTGAGGGAGAAGAGAAAAACGTGTTGGTGTTAAAGGCTTTAGAATCCCTCAGCTCAATAAAGGATTGCTTGTCTAGAGTAGCAGAGGGATTAGAGGGAGAAGAGGATGTAACTTATGTGAAAGAATTATCAGAGGAACCAGAATCAGAATCAAATGAGTTAATGGAAGTGTTAAAAGTGGTTTCAAGGTATGCAAGGGAAGTGGAAACAAGGATTGAAAAGCACAAAGAGTTgaggaagaaagagaagagagaattggAGAGCAGCCTTATAAGTTTAACCGAGGAGAATAGGGATGTGAGTAACTTGCTTAGGATTGCATTGTTGGAGAAAGAGGCATTGGAGAAGAGAGTGAAAGGCAATGAGCATAATAAGAGGATGCCACTTCTGCAGTTTGCTGAGTTTGGTTTGCACAAAGTTGGTTTTGGATTCATGATGGGGACTGGCACTGTTGACCAACCTATAGAGACTAAATCAGATAGTAGTGAGAGTGAACATGTTGTTAGTCTG GCCTCAACAGTGGAAAGGATAATGAAGAACCTACGCCTTGAAATCACTCATTTGAGGAGATCTTTGGAGGAAGCAAG GTCAGACACAGAGAGGCTCCAATGTCTGACAGAGAAACAAGGCAAAGAGATTGCGGAAAACAAAGAGTACATCAAAGACTTAGAAGACAGAGAGAGAGTGTTGGCTCATAACGTAGAGGAGTTTATGATGGAAATCAGAGAAGCGGAGGAGGAAGTTGCAAGATGGAAGGAGGCTTGTGAGTTGGAAGTAGTAGCCGGAAAGAATGAGATTCAAGAGCGTGACAAACTG GTGGATGCACTGAAGCTAGAACTACAGAAAACGAAGGGTGCATTGGAGATATCAAGGGGGAAGCTGAGGCTGAAAGAggaggtggcagcaacggcaatAGCAGCGCAGGAAGCAGCAGAGAGATCGTTGAAGCTGGCAGATACAAGAGCAGTGGAACTTCGGGAGAGGATGGAGGAACTCACCAAACAGTTGGAGGAAGCAGACAAGAGGGAACGCACTACTCACAAACAAAGAAGGCGAAGGCGTCTGTGTTGGCCATGGCAGCTTTTCAACCTCGCCTCTCCCCCTGAAATGAATGCCTTGCTTTACTGA